Part of the Chloroflexota bacterium genome is shown below.
GTTTCTTGCTCAAACCGCTCAAACTCCTCATCCAGGTGAAGTAGCTTATGTACGGCCTCCCGTGGCGTTACCCGCAGAAAACGCCGTTCAAAAGCCTGATGCAGCCAACATCCTTGACCATCCAAATACATATCCCGTCTCCCAAACAGCAGAGGTTGAAGCCCCTTGACTGATCAGAGCAACGGCTCCATAGTCAGAGCCGGATGCCCCTTCTCCTCCAGGAAGGGTAGCAGCTCCTCAAGTGTGGTGGCCACGCGTTCATCGGCGATCTTCTCGATGAGGTCTGGTTCCCCTTCTCGTTCAGCTGCGGCCTGCAGCTCCTCGGCCATGCTCTCCTTCAGGAAGGAGGAGAGCCAAACAATCCTTTTGAGCCCCCCATCGGCGGAGATGAATTTCTTGCTAATGAGGTAATACTTGCCCACCCCCATTACCCCAGGCGTCTGCAATCCCCCACCAGCCATACCGGCCAGGGTAGAAAAGGTCATGCCCGCCGGCGTCATGCTGGGGTCCTCGCGGGAGACGACCATTATCCCGTTGGCCTCGGGGATAAGCATGGCGATACACTCAAAACAGCCACAGGCGGTCATAGGATTTTCCATGATCGAATAGAGGGCCACCTCCGGCACCGCACCATGAGAGTTCTGTTGAACGAACTCGTTCACCCGATCGAAGTAGCCTTTCACTGGGTCCAGGCAGCGACCCTTGGGGATGGGTTGGTTCGGGCCAGTAGAGTTTATCTCATAGGAGGCCCGGCAGTCCAACCAGTTATAAGCGCCACAGAGCCCCAGCCGCTCCGGGGTGATTACGCAGACGTGGTTCGGAGCGAAACTCTGACAGAGTGTACAGGAGTAGAAGGTATCTACCGACTCGTCTACCATATCGGCCAGGCGCACGTTGCGCTCCTGATAGGCCGCACGTGCCCTCTCCAGCCAGTGCTCAATTTGGGTCTCATCTGTGTAAAGCTTGACCTGCACCTTGTCTACGATGGCCCCGAAATCAGCGTGGAAGCGGGCGTGGAGGATCTTGCCCAGATGCTCGAGCTGGAAACCCTTCTCCGCTGCGGCCTTGCTGATGCGAATCCAGGTGATGTCACGTTGCCCGATATGCTGCACGCCTGAGGCACCGTTAATGAAGTGGTGGATTTGCCGCTCCAGGACCGGCTCGAAATCCCTCTGCATCCGACGGCCGGCCACCTCAACCATGATGCCCAGATGCACATTGGCCCCTATCTTGTATTCATCGATGGCGGGTCCTATCACCTCGACCTTACCATCGTCTACCTCATCTAGATCGCGCATCACCAGGTACTCGAAACAGCGTCCCTCCTTGCCGCCGAACTCGACGCGCATATCGTCCCGCCTCACGCGCTCGCCCTCGAAGGCTGAACCGTAGGGCACTGGGATGGGCATCTCCGTGATACGCACTTTGACGCCACGTACCTCGATGCATTTCTGGATGAGTCGCTCAGCGCGCTCCAGGTCATCGCTACCCTCGAGTTCATCAAAGGGCATAGAGACAACGTGCTCGTAGGTAGTGATGCCCCGGGGCAGGATCTGCGGGATGACTGTATCAGCGATGGTAGGGAAACCATAGCTGATGGCCCCGGCCGCGGTAGCGTATTTCAGATCATCTACCTCCCCCAAAGCCAGAACGAAGGCGAAGACACGGTATTTATTGTAAAGTAGCACCTCTCGAGCCTGACCACCTTTAAGACCACCAAAGGTCAGGGCTGAGCGGGTGGCGAATCCCAAGGCGTAAATGGCTGATATAGTGTTGGTGCCAAAGGGGACGGTATAGGTGTCGTAACCCAGCTCCACCCCCTCCTCCATGAGTTGTTGGATGATGCTACGACCGCCGGCGCTGCCAGAGAGAAAGACCAGGATGTTGCGTCGCTGTAGCTCGCGCACAATCTTTACCGCCACCTCGTTGGACTTGGCTGCCCCAACGATGGCCGCGAAACCGGGCATTCGACCGTCCACCAGCTGAATGCCCCAGGCACGTAGCTGGATGTCGTCAATTGGCCCATTCAGACGTCCGTCGCCCTTGATCATATCGGGGCTGGTGAAGCTGGCCCCAACAGTGTAGCCACCCCAATCCATCTTCTCCGGTTGTTCACCATAGACGAAACGGATTCCCATGATCGCCTCTTCGGCCAGGAGGGTCGCTACCCCGC
Proteins encoded:
- the acsB gene encoding acetyl-CoA decarbonylase/synthase complex subunit alpha/beta translates to MSRYIATAAIRGANHIVKEAEELLQKAIAERGPEAAVAFPNTAYYLPVIYGFSGLKVERLGDLVPVLEHAKHLLHPVPAASLWLPYLGETLDCGVATLLAEEAIMGIRFVYGEQPEKMDWGGYTVGASFTSPDMIKGDGRLNGPIDDIQLRAWGIQLVDGRMPGFAAIVGAAKSNEVAVKIVRELQRRNILVFLSGSAGGRSIIQQLMEEGVELGYDTYTVPFGTNTISAIYALGFATRSALTFGGLKGGQAREVLLYNKYRVFAFVLALGEVDDLKYATAAGAISYGFPTIADTVIPQILPRGITTYEHVVSMPFDELEGSDDLERAERLIQKCIEVRGVKVRITEMPIPVPYGSAFEGERVRRDDMRVEFGGKEGRCFEYLVMRDLDEVDDGKVEVIGPAIDEYKIGANVHLGIMVEVAGRRMQRDFEPVLERQIHHFINGASGVQHIGQRDITWIRISKAAAEKGFQLEHLGKILHARFHADFGAIVDKVQVKLYTDETQIEHWLERARAAYQERNVRLADMVDESVDTFYSCTLCQSFAPNHVCVITPERLGLCGAYNWLDCRASYEINSTGPNQPIPKGRCLDPVKGYFDRVNEFVQQNSHGAVPEVALYSIMENPMTACGCFECIAMLIPEANGIMVVSREDPSMTPAGMTFSTLAGMAGGGLQTPGVMGVGKYYLISKKFISADGGLKRIVWLSSFLKESMAEELQAAAEREGEPDLIEKIADERVATTLEELLPFLEEKGHPALTMEPLL